Proteins co-encoded in one Polynucleobacter sp. MWH-UH19D genomic window:
- the pcaD gene encoding 3-oxoadipate enol-lactonase, with product MTQLQDVKTVKVNGVDIAYRFDGPENGPVLMMANSLMANGSMWDWNLPAFTDHFRVLRYDKRGHGQSSVVPGPYSIAQLADDAIGLLDALKIKKAHFMGLSIGGMIGQQLGARYPERILSLSLCNTASEMPPRSLWEDRFQTARTQGLAGLVDGTINRWFTAPFIARAPGDIEKVRQMILATNVDGYIGCGSAVRDMAQSTMLLKIKAPTLVLSGRHDPACTVDQGIVLNRLIDGSRMVIIEDAAHLSNIEQPIAFNKAVSEFLDSVT from the coding sequence ATGACCCAGTTGCAAGATGTAAAAACGGTCAAAGTAAATGGCGTAGACATAGCCTATCGATTTGACGGTCCTGAAAATGGCCCTGTATTAATGATGGCCAACAGCTTGATGGCCAATGGCAGCATGTGGGACTGGAATCTACCTGCCTTTACTGACCATTTTCGTGTGCTGCGCTACGATAAAAGAGGGCATGGGCAATCTTCAGTTGTTCCTGGTCCTTACTCAATTGCGCAACTAGCCGATGACGCTATTGGCTTGCTAGATGCACTCAAGATTAAAAAAGCCCACTTCATGGGCTTATCGATCGGCGGCATGATTGGGCAGCAATTAGGTGCTCGCTATCCTGAGCGCATTTTGTCACTATCGCTTTGTAATACCGCGAGTGAAATGCCTCCACGAAGTTTGTGGGAGGATCGATTCCAGACTGCGCGTACTCAAGGACTTGCTGGTTTAGTAGATGGAACGATTAATCGTTGGTTTACTGCGCCATTTATTGCTCGTGCTCCTGGTGATATTGAGAAAGTACGCCAAATGATTTTGGCAACAAATGTGGATGGCTATATTGGCTGCGGCAGTGCTGTGCGTGATATGGCGCAAAGCACGATGCTGCTGAAAATTAAAGCTCCTACTCTGGTGTTGTCAGGACGTCATGATCCCGCTTGCACGGTAGATCAAGGCATAGTACTCAATCGCCTGATTGATGGCTCACGGATGGTTATTATCGAAGATGCAGCGCATTTATCTAATATTGAACAGCCTATTGCCTTTAATAAGGCTGTAAGTGAGTTTTTGGATTCAGTCACTTAA
- a CDS encoding DUF308 domain-containing protein has translation MANLTVEQINEIRSAVMGAAAKVPGTLIGIGILLIILGMIGIAGQTLFSLVSVNVLGIFLFAGGVLQGIHAFQSAGWKSVSVQLLFAVLYIASAIYVWAFPIPALEAITLWLSAIFFVTGFLRLVSAFQHRHFAQWFWLALSAVISILMGVLIMNSFPSSSLWLPGLLIAIELLLQGWSLLFLGFAAKSLTK, from the coding sequence ATGGCCAATTTAACTGTTGAGCAAATTAATGAAATTCGTAGTGCAGTCATGGGCGCTGCAGCAAAGGTGCCTGGCACATTGATTGGTATTGGCATTTTGCTCATTATTTTAGGAATGATCGGTATCGCTGGTCAGACCCTTTTCTCATTGGTATCTGTTAATGTATTGGGAATCTTCTTATTTGCTGGTGGTGTGCTTCAAGGTATTCATGCTTTTCAATCTGCGGGATGGAAAAGTGTGAGCGTTCAATTATTGTTTGCTGTGTTGTATATCGCCAGTGCAATTTATGTTTGGGCGTTTCCGATTCCGGCGCTTGAGGCGATTACTTTGTGGCTTTCAGCGATCTTTTTTGTCACTGGCTTCTTGCGCTTAGTTTCTGCATTTCAGCATCGCCATTTTGCTCAGTGGTTTTGGCTTGCTTTATCCGCGGTAATCTCGATCTTGATGGGCGTTCTGATTATGAATAGTTTCCCATCCTCAAGCCTCTGGTTGCCTGGACTATTGATTGCGATTGAGTTGCTGCTACAAGGTTGGTCATTGTTATTCTTGGGCTTTGCTGCTAAGTCTTTAACGAAGTAA
- a CDS encoding acyltransferase, giving the protein MQSKKHFLLIDFLKTFAALIIILHHFSSYGQIAEDARLLLPGLITWLFEYGRYAVQIFLVMGGYLAAQSLTRTSNLKNPQAVLKTIFNRYLRLFTPYVVALLVTIACAWVARFWVQDEFVGESESMGQFLAHLFFLQGILGLDSISAGVWYVAIDWQLYAIFAIMLSLFPGYRSLMWILAMLSVSSLLFFNRSGAYENYFIYFIGAYGLGVLAQLSKSYHDPMVNRVAKLFFIAIGIIILISSFHQLWIRNILAYTVAIALILWGDVAYKDHSNDQRRSHESRTHKLVNAILWGSRRSYCAFLIHFSFVLLANTLYIAWGMNQRHDGFLAIAIMTIAVAASWMAATLLYRWVEVPSRNLKL; this is encoded by the coding sequence GTGCAATCAAAGAAACATTTTTTACTGATTGATTTCTTAAAGACCTTTGCTGCTTTAATAATCATCCTGCATCACTTCTCCAGTTATGGTCAGATCGCAGAAGATGCGCGACTGCTCTTGCCGGGATTAATAACGTGGCTATTTGAGTATGGTCGCTATGCCGTACAAATCTTCTTGGTGATGGGTGGCTACTTAGCCGCTCAATCGCTTACCCGGACTAGTAATCTAAAAAACCCACAGGCGGTACTGAAGACGATCTTCAATCGTTACTTGCGTCTATTTACGCCTTACGTCGTTGCTCTTCTGGTAACCATCGCATGTGCATGGGTGGCACGCTTCTGGGTTCAAGATGAGTTTGTAGGTGAATCTGAATCGATGGGACAGTTTTTAGCTCATCTCTTCTTCTTACAGGGAATCTTGGGATTGGATTCGATTTCTGCAGGAGTTTGGTATGTTGCAATTGACTGGCAGCTCTATGCCATATTTGCCATCATGCTATCCCTCTTTCCTGGATATCGCTCCCTCATGTGGATCTTAGCGATGCTATCTGTGTCATCGCTGCTATTCTTTAACCGATCTGGAGCATATGAAAACTATTTCATCTACTTTATAGGGGCTTATGGTTTAGGGGTGCTGGCACAGCTTTCTAAGAGCTATCACGACCCAATGGTGAATCGTGTTGCCAAGCTCTTTTTTATCGCAATCGGAATCATTATTTTGATATCCAGTTTCCACCAGCTATGGATACGAAATATTCTGGCTTACACAGTAGCGATTGCATTGATTCTCTGGGGTGATGTTGCATATAAAGATCATAGTAATGATCAAAGGCGCAGTCATGAGAGCAGAACTCATAAATTGGTTAACGCTATTCTCTGGGGAAGCAGACGTTCTTACTGTGCTTTCTTAATCCACTTTTCTTTTGTGCTGCTTGCTAATACTTTGTATATCGCTTGGGGTATGAATCAGCGACATGATGGATTCTTGGCAATTGCAATAATGACTATTGCGGTGGCAGCTAGCTGGATGGCGGCAACTTTGCTCTATCGCTGGGTCGAAGTACCGTCTCGCAACTTAAAGCTCTAG
- the yjgA gene encoding ribosome biogenesis factor YjgA → MHLNEKNRTPKLADADEGPSKSELKRQMTERQKLAEVLAALSSDALKTIPLDEAIKNAVAETNKIKSFEAIRRHKQYLGKLMRALDDEELEAIQRRLDAIQGVSKAETAKLHFLEGYRDRLIASDEAFTKMIEQYPDMDIQNMRTLIRNARKEKEQNKPPKAYREIFRVLKEMGL, encoded by the coding sequence ATGCATTTAAACGAGAAAAACCGCACTCCCAAGCTTGCCGATGCTGACGAGGGCCCAAGCAAGTCTGAGTTAAAGCGTCAAATGACAGAACGTCAAAAATTGGCAGAAGTTTTGGCTGCTCTAAGCAGCGATGCACTAAAAACTATTCCATTGGATGAGGCCATTAAGAACGCTGTAGCGGAAACCAACAAAATTAAAAGCTTTGAGGCTATTCGTCGCCACAAGCAATATCTAGGAAAGCTAATGCGCGCTTTGGATGATGAAGAGCTTGAGGCAATCCAAAGGCGTCTTGATGCAATCCAAGGTGTGAGTAAGGCAGAAACAGCAAAGTTACATTTTCTGGAAGGTTATCGTGATCGTCTGATTGCCAGCGATGAAGCATTTACCAAAATGATTGAGCAATATCCCGATATGGATATTCAGAATATGCGCACATTGATCCGCAATGCCCGCAAAGAAAAAGAACAAAACAAACCTCCCAAGGCATACAGGGAGATCTTTCGTGTTTTAAAAGAAATGGGGCTCTAG
- a CDS encoding helix-turn-helix domain-containing protein, with product METNCKLDQEYTHYQIFGHLKTEAFSAEEAAEYLEISIPTLRRYVQSGRLKPSTTIGRSQLFSSVDLRLLKQKMDKE from the coding sequence ATGGAAACAAACTGCAAACTAGATCAAGAATATACCCATTATCAAATATTTGGGCACCTTAAGACTGAAGCTTTTTCAGCCGAAGAAGCTGCAGAATATTTAGAGATTTCAATTCCCACGCTGAGAAGATATGTGCAGTCGGGAAGACTAAAGCCTTCAACAACAATAGGCAGAAGTCAGTTATTTTCTAGCGTGGACTTAAGGTTACTCAAACAAAAAATGGATAAGGAGTAA
- a CDS encoding GMC family oxidoreductase N-terminal domain-containing protein, producing the protein MTQKNIYDYIIIGAGSAGCMLAKRLTENPNKKVLLIEAGKSDNYIWIHIPVGYLYCIDNPRADWRFKTVAEKGLNGRSLLYPRGRVLGGCSSINGMIYMRGQVGDYESWAQATGDDAWSWENALKRYKSFEDYHSAANQWHSKGGEWTVSKQRLRWPIMDRFKDAAVEAGIPASDDFNRGDNFGVGYFDVSQRKGWRLNTSKAFLKDALKRSNLTVITEAVVTKLKIDPNTKNCYGVEYQKNGTLCESRITQNGEVILSAGAIGSVQILERSGIGAAAHLNKLGIPVLADLPGVGENLQDHLQLRMVYKVNGIKTLNTKANRLFGKLMIGLEYLLKRSGPMSMAPSQLGAFAYSSPEQKSANVEYHVQPLSLERFGEDLHSFNAFTASVCNLRPTSRGSVHIASTDPEAPPIINPNYLSTDEDRKVAAESLRLTRKIVEQAALAPYSPEEYKPGKQYQSDDELVKAAGDIGTTIFHPVGTCKMGRVDDPMAVLDSELRVRGIGHLRVVDASAMPTITSGNTAAPTMMIAQRAAELLTRE; encoded by the coding sequence ATGACCCAAAAAAATATTTACGACTACATCATCATTGGTGCGGGTAGCGCTGGCTGCATGCTAGCCAAGCGCCTTACTGAAAACCCCAATAAGAAAGTATTGCTCATCGAAGCTGGAAAGAGTGATAACTATATATGGATTCATATTCCAGTTGGTTATCTGTATTGCATTGATAACCCAAGAGCAGATTGGCGTTTTAAGACGGTTGCAGAGAAGGGTCTTAATGGCCGTTCATTGCTTTACCCTCGCGGTCGTGTGCTTGGTGGTTGCTCATCGATTAACGGCATGATCTACATGCGTGGTCAAGTTGGAGACTATGAATCTTGGGCGCAAGCAACCGGTGATGACGCATGGTCTTGGGAGAATGCACTCAAGCGCTACAAGTCTTTTGAGGATTATCACAGCGCTGCGAATCAATGGCATAGTAAGGGCGGTGAGTGGACGGTATCCAAACAACGTCTGCGTTGGCCCATCATGGATCGCTTCAAGGATGCAGCTGTTGAGGCGGGCATTCCAGCGTCTGATGACTTTAACCGTGGTGATAACTTTGGCGTAGGATACTTTGATGTGAGTCAGCGCAAGGGTTGGCGCCTCAATACATCAAAAGCATTCTTAAAAGATGCCCTGAAGCGTAGCAATTTAACCGTGATTACTGAGGCAGTGGTGACCAAACTCAAAATCGATCCAAATACTAAAAATTGTTATGGTGTTGAATATCAAAAAAATGGCACTTTATGCGAATCACGCATTACCCAAAATGGTGAGGTGATATTAAGTGCTGGCGCCATTGGTAGCGTGCAAATCTTGGAGCGCTCTGGTATTGGCGCTGCTGCCCATCTCAATAAATTAGGTATTCCAGTACTTGCAGATCTACCTGGGGTTGGTGAAAACCTTCAGGACCATTTGCAATTACGGATGGTTTACAAAGTCAATGGTATCAAGACGCTCAACACCAAAGCCAATAGGCTTTTTGGCAAGCTGATGATTGGTTTGGAATATCTACTGAAGCGCTCGGGCCCTATGTCGATGGCGCCTTCACAATTGGGGGCGTTTGCTTACAGCTCGCCAGAGCAAAAGAGTGCCAATGTGGAATACCATGTACAGCCCTTATCGCTTGAACGCTTTGGTGAGGACTTGCATTCCTTTAATGCGTTTACAGCAAGCGTGTGTAACTTGCGACCGACATCGCGAGGTAGCGTGCACATAGCCTCAACGGATCCTGAGGCGCCACCCATCATCAATCCAAACTATCTATCTACAGATGAAGATCGTAAGGTCGCTGCAGAGTCTTTGCGCTTAACCCGTAAGATTGTCGAGCAAGCTGCTCTTGCTCCTTATTCGCCGGAAGAGTACAAGCCCGGTAAGCAATATCAATCGGATGATGAGTTGGTGAAGGCAGCCGGTGATATTGGTACAACGATTTTTCATCCGGTGGGCACCTGCAAAATGGGGCGCGTTGATGATCCGATGGCAGTGCTAGATTCTGAGTTGAGGGTGAGGGGAATTGGCCATCTGCGTGTTGTGGATGCATCTGCTATGCCAACCATTACCTCTGGCAATACCGCAGCGCCAACCATGATGATCGCGCAACGCGCCGCAGAATTGCTCACGCGTGAATAA
- a CDS encoding EamA family transporter, translating to MPLSHLLLALAIVAVWGTNFVVIKISLASFPPFVFAALRYIFAFLPAAFFFPRPKISWINLCVYGVAVGVGQFGILYFAIDGNISPGLASLVIQTQVFFTIGFAMLFAKERLKLYQTIAVAVAITGLGIIAAHTDATTTALGLALVVFSGFSWGVANTASRQAGAINMLAYVVWASLYAIPPLVLMTVIFEGGWPVIGQSLIDAPIGAWLGVLWQSWGNTLFGYGAWAWLLSKHPAAVVAPAPLLVPIFGMGASAYFLGEPLPPWKIEAAGLVITGLMVNLFWPNIRNRLAK from the coding sequence TTGCCCCTGAGTCACTTGTTACTAGCTTTGGCGATTGTTGCAGTCTGGGGAACTAACTTTGTAGTGATCAAAATCTCGCTGGCGAGTTTTCCGCCATTTGTATTCGCAGCGCTGCGTTACATCTTTGCGTTCTTGCCAGCAGCATTCTTTTTTCCTAGGCCAAAAATTTCTTGGATCAATTTGTGTGTTTATGGCGTCGCAGTTGGGGTGGGCCAATTCGGGATTTTGTATTTCGCAATAGACGGCAATATTTCTCCGGGTTTGGCTTCTTTGGTTATTCAGACCCAGGTCTTTTTTACAATTGGCTTTGCCATGCTCTTTGCTAAAGAGCGGCTAAAGTTGTATCAGACGATTGCAGTGGCAGTGGCCATAACTGGGCTTGGCATTATTGCGGCTCATACGGATGCCACTACAACTGCCTTAGGTTTGGCTTTGGTTGTCTTTTCAGGATTTTCTTGGGGGGTTGCTAATACCGCCAGTCGCCAAGCAGGTGCAATCAATATGCTTGCCTATGTAGTCTGGGCCAGTCTCTATGCAATTCCTCCGCTAGTGTTAATGACAGTAATCTTTGAAGGCGGTTGGCCTGTTATTGGTCAATCTCTTATTGATGCACCAATAGGCGCCTGGTTGGGTGTCTTGTGGCAATCTTGGGGTAACACTTTGTTTGGCTATGGTGCTTGGGCATGGCTCTTATCAAAGCACCCTGCAGCGGTTGTGGCTCCAGCCCCTTTATTGGTACCCATCTTTGGGATGGGGGCATCCGCTTATTTCTTGGGTGAGCCGCTACCCCCATGGAAGATCGAGGCTGCAGGGTTAGTAATCACTGGCTTAATGGTGAATTTGTTTTGGCCAAACATTCGCAATCGATTAGCGAAATAA
- a CDS encoding ABC transporter substrate-binding protein, with translation MKIRHHIFAVAATALLATGAYAADIKVGVSGPFTGGSSSMGVSMRDGVRLATKEINAAGGINGNKIVLVERDDEAKNERGVQIAQELINNEKVVATLGFINTGVALASQRFYQDAKIPVINNVATGTLITRQFPNAPENYVFRTSAADNIQAPMIAKEAVEKRGLKKVAILADSTNYGQLGREDLEKALKGYGVTPVATEKFNIGDVDMTSQLLKAKNAGAEVILTYAIGPELAQIANGMGKLGWKKPMIGSWTLSMASFIDTAGKNGNGAVMPETFIQQPATTPKRKAFVDAYLKDFKPKNGIIASPVSAAQGYDSVYLLAAAIKQANSTEGPKILAALENLNTPVDGVVMTYNKPFSKADHEAIKAKDVVMGVVENGRVEYLHAEDAVAKKK, from the coding sequence ATGAAGATTCGTCATCACATTTTTGCGGTAGCTGCTACTGCACTGCTTGCAACCGGTGCATATGCTGCCGATATTAAAGTTGGTGTTTCAGGTCCATTCACTGGCGGCTCATCCTCAATGGGTGTCAGCATGCGTGATGGTGTGCGCCTTGCAACAAAAGAGATTAATGCTGCTGGTGGTATTAACGGCAATAAAATCGTGCTAGTAGAGCGCGATGATGAGGCTAAAAATGAGCGCGGTGTGCAAATCGCACAAGAGTTAATCAATAACGAAAAAGTTGTAGCAACTTTGGGATTTATTAATACTGGCGTTGCGTTGGCATCCCAGCGTTTCTACCAAGACGCTAAGATTCCTGTGATCAACAACGTTGCAACAGGCACTTTGATTACTCGTCAGTTCCCTAATGCTCCAGAAAACTATGTTTTCCGTACTTCTGCAGCTGATAATATTCAAGCCCCAATGATTGCAAAAGAGGCAGTTGAAAAGCGTGGCCTCAAGAAAGTAGCAATTTTGGCTGACTCTACTAACTACGGTCAGTTAGGTCGCGAAGATTTGGAAAAAGCATTGAAGGGTTATGGCGTGACTCCAGTTGCTACTGAGAAATTCAACATCGGTGACGTTGATATGACTTCTCAATTGCTCAAAGCTAAAAATGCTGGCGCTGAAGTTATTTTGACCTATGCAATCGGACCAGAGTTGGCACAAATTGCTAATGGTATGGGTAAGTTGGGCTGGAAGAAGCCAATGATTGGTAGCTGGACATTGTCTATGGCTAGCTTTATTGATACCGCCGGCAAGAATGGTAACGGTGCTGTAATGCCTGAAACCTTTATTCAGCAACCTGCAACTACTCCAAAGCGTAAAGCGTTTGTGGATGCCTATTTGAAAGATTTCAAACCAAAGAATGGCATCATCGCTTCCCCTGTATCTGCTGCTCAAGGTTACGACTCAGTCTATTTGCTAGCTGCCGCAATTAAGCAAGCTAACAGCACAGAGGGACCAAAAATCTTGGCCGCTTTAGAGAATCTCAACACTCCAGTTGATGGTGTTGTCATGACCTATAACAAGCCATTTAGCAAAGCTGACCACGAAGCTATCAAGGCAAAAGACGTAGTGATGGGCGTTGTAGAAAATGGTCGCGTGGAATATTTGCATGCTGAGGATGCAGTAGCGAAGAAGAAGTAA
- a CDS encoding branched-chain amino acid ABC transporter permease — MDMLAQILSSGIAVGMIYAVIAFGFQLTFATSGTLNFGQGEALMLGALVGLTCVDTFGMNYWAMIPVVCLFGMMQGSFVEWIGVRPAIKIKSEFGWIMSTIALGIIFKNVAENIWGRDALPFPAPLPMEPMNFLGANILPMEILVVVGALVMMLLVEFFNRKTIYGKAVVATANDRDAAGLMGINTSQVITFSYALSSLTAAFAGVLIAPLTLTGATMGGALGLKAFAVAIIGGLSSGLGIIVGGLILGIVETATGFYVSTGYKDVPGLILLLLVLAYKPSGLFGKSAIKKV, encoded by the coding sequence ATGGACATGCTTGCACAAATCCTTTCAAGCGGAATCGCAGTGGGGATGATCTATGCGGTTATCGCTTTCGGTTTCCAGCTTACCTTCGCCACTTCTGGCACTTTGAACTTCGGCCAAGGCGAAGCTTTGATGTTGGGCGCACTAGTTGGTCTAACTTGTGTGGATACCTTTGGCATGAACTACTGGGCCATGATTCCTGTAGTGTGCTTATTTGGCATGATGCAAGGTAGTTTTGTAGAGTGGATCGGTGTACGCCCTGCAATCAAAATTAAATCCGAGTTTGGTTGGATTATGTCGACGATTGCGCTTGGTATTATTTTCAAGAACGTAGCAGAAAATATTTGGGGCCGTGATGCATTGCCGTTTCCAGCTCCTTTGCCAATGGAGCCAATGAATTTCCTTGGAGCAAATATTCTCCCTATGGAAATTTTGGTGGTAGTTGGCGCATTAGTCATGATGTTGTTGGTGGAGTTCTTTAACCGCAAAACGATTTATGGCAAGGCGGTTGTGGCAACAGCAAATGATCGTGATGCTGCTGGTTTGATGGGTATCAACACCAGCCAAGTAATTACTTTTTCCTATGCGCTGTCATCATTGACCGCTGCATTTGCAGGCGTATTGATTGCACCGTTAACCTTAACTGGTGCAACCATGGGTGGTGCGCTCGGCTTGAAAGCATTTGCAGTGGCAATTATTGGTGGCCTCTCAAGCGGCCTTGGCATTATTGTTGGCGGCCTTATCTTGGGAATTGTAGAAACCGCCACTGGCTTCTATGTATCAACTGGTTATAAAGATGTGCCAGGATTAATTTTGCTATTACTAGTATTGGCATACAAACCATCTGGCCTCTTTGGTAAATCTGCAATTAAGAAAGTTTAA
- a CDS encoding branched-chain amino acid ABC transporter ATP-binding protein/permease, whose amino-acid sequence MKKSLLPLLIAIAALFCLPLFIHNPYYIHLVETILIYTILLFGLDIVVGYVGQVSLGHAALFGIGSYTAGVLYFHFGWTIWGTLPASIVITSIFGGILALPALKVIGPYLAMVTLAFGTIAQILINEMTWMTEGPLGIKIPKPDLMGVPMTKAEYFWLVLAVLVASMVVVDRFVKSQIGRAFEALRDSPIACDCMGVSVYRFKVIAFVISAAFAGLAGCLYAYSEQYISPNTYNNELAVLFLLGIIMGGRKSRLGALIGAAIIVLLPKLLDDINLFRIVASIIAIAVVVGAGLALSKKVTTPRRVAVPIAGVVGLAAFSFWLNTISDWRLSIFGFMILLVVYYLQNGIVGFAKSFYQSITGKAKTTRGGEVEAVDDSISFISAVGSQNAGVELLKVDAVLMQFGGLKALNNVDLSIKRGTIHGLIGPNGSGKSTMMNVLTGIYVPTAGNVLYAGQSVVGKTSSDIALSGIARTFQNVQLFGEMTAIQNILVGLHHTFKSNMLEIALDLPRYKRESAEAHARAMALLKFVGLDDLANEEARNLPYGKQRLLEIARALALDPELLLLDEPAAGLTAPDIKELLRIIRKIRDNGITFILIEHHMDVVMSVCDTVSVLDFGQKIAEGKPAEVQANEKVIHAYLGT is encoded by the coding sequence ATGAAGAAGTCTCTACTCCCTCTATTAATTGCGATTGCGGCACTCTTTTGTTTGCCACTATTTATTCATAACCCGTACTACATTCACTTAGTTGAAACGATTCTGATCTACACCATCCTCTTGTTTGGTTTGGATATCGTAGTAGGTTATGTTGGTCAAGTGTCTTTGGGTCATGCTGCTTTATTTGGTATTGGCTCTTATACCGCTGGTGTTTTGTATTTCCACTTTGGTTGGACTATTTGGGGAACCTTGCCAGCATCCATCGTAATCACCTCGATTTTTGGGGGCATCTTGGCATTGCCAGCGCTAAAGGTAATTGGCCCTTATTTAGCGATGGTGACCTTAGCTTTTGGAACGATTGCCCAGATTCTCATTAATGAAATGACCTGGATGACGGAAGGCCCATTGGGTATCAAGATTCCAAAGCCAGATCTCATGGGTGTTCCAATGACTAAGGCAGAATACTTCTGGTTAGTCTTGGCGGTTTTAGTAGCCTCTATGGTGGTAGTGGATCGCTTTGTGAAATCGCAAATTGGCCGTGCATTTGAAGCATTACGCGATAGCCCGATTGCTTGTGACTGTATGGGTGTTTCCGTATATCGCTTTAAGGTGATCGCATTTGTGATCAGCGCAGCCTTTGCTGGTTTGGCTGGTTGCTTATATGCGTATTCAGAGCAATACATTTCGCCAAACACCTATAACAATGAATTAGCAGTTCTTTTCTTGTTGGGCATCATCATGGGTGGCCGTAAGTCACGCCTAGGTGCATTGATTGGTGCAGCGATTATTGTGCTGTTACCGAAGTTATTGGACGACATTAACTTGTTCCGCATCGTTGCATCGATTATTGCGATTGCTGTGGTGGTTGGTGCTGGTTTAGCACTCTCTAAGAAAGTAACCACTCCAAGACGTGTTGCTGTTCCAATTGCTGGTGTAGTCGGTTTAGCTGCATTCTCATTCTGGCTCAATACCATCTCTGACTGGCGCTTGAGTATTTTCGGCTTCATGATTTTGTTGGTGGTGTACTACTTGCAAAACGGTATCGTTGGTTTTGCGAAGAGCTTCTATCAGTCGATTACTGGTAAAGCAAAAACTACTCGTGGCGGTGAAGTTGAGGCGGTGGATGATTCCATTAGCTTTATTAGTGCTGTGGGAAGTCAAAACGCTGGCGTAGAACTCTTAAAGGTAGATGCTGTATTGATGCAGTTCGGTGGCCTGAAGGCGCTGAACAACGTTGACCTCAGCATTAAGCGTGGCACTATTCATGGCTTGATTGGCCCTAACGGCTCTGGTAAGAGCACCATGATGAACGTGCTCACTGGTATCTATGTGCCAACTGCAGGTAATGTTTTATATGCGGGCCAGAGTGTGGTTGGTAAGACCTCTTCTGATATTGCTTTGTCTGGCATTGCACGTACCTTCCAAAACGTACAACTGTTTGGCGAGATGACTGCTATTCAGAATATTTTGGTTGGCTTGCATCACACCTTCAAATCTAATATGTTGGAGATTGCTCTTGATCTACCACGTTACAAACGTGAATCTGCAGAGGCTCATGCTCGTGCAATGGCTTTGCTCAAGTTCGTAGGTTTGGATGATTTGGCGAATGAAGAAGCGCGTAACTTGCCATACGGTAAACAGCGTTTGCTCGAAATTGCTCGTGCATTAGCGCTCGACCCAGAATTGCTGCTCTTAGATGAGCCAGCTGCTGGCTTAACAGCACCTGATATCAAAGAGCTCTTGCGTATTATTCGCAAGATTCGCGATAACGGCATTACCTTTATCTTGATTGAGCATCACATGGATGTGGTGATGTCAGTCTGCGATACCGTTTCTGTATTGGACTTTGGTCAGAAGATTGCAGAAGGTAAGCCAGCGGAAGTTCAGGCAAACGAGAAGGTGATTCATGCCTACTTGGGTACTTAA
- a CDS encoding ABC transporter ATP-binding protein: protein MLSIKNLEAGYGKVKVLHGINIDVPKGQVITLIGSNGAGKTTTMRAITGMIKPTAGEVSLGGEKIDGYDSHKIARLGLAHSPEGRRVFTTMSVTDNLLLGAFPRFTGSRPKGDIKNDLEKALEMFPRLKERRNQLAGTLSGGEQQMLAMARAVMLNPEIILLDEPSMGLAPILVEEVFKIISNLKSQGVTMLLVEQFAAAALNVADYGYVLENGKIATHGPAAKLKDDPAVKAAYLGGASSH, encoded by the coding sequence ATGTTATCTATTAAGAATCTTGAAGCAGGCTACGGAAAAGTTAAAGTTCTCCACGGCATCAATATTGATGTGCCTAAAGGGCAAGTGATTACTTTGATTGGCTCAAACGGCGCTGGAAAAACTACCACAATGCGTGCGATCACTGGCATGATTAAACCAACCGCTGGTGAGGTAAGTTTGGGTGGCGAAAAAATTGATGGTTACGACTCTCATAAAATCGCTCGTTTAGGTTTGGCTCATAGCCCAGAAGGTCGCCGCGTATTTACAACAATGTCGGTGACTGACAATCTATTGCTTGGCGCATTTCCGCGATTTACAGGAAGCCGTCCAAAGGGTGACATTAAGAACGATCTAGAAAAAGCGCTAGAAATGTTCCCGCGCTTGAAAGAGCGTCGCAATCAATTGGCGGGTACTTTGTCTGGCGGTGAGCAGCAGATGTTGGCTATGGCTCGCGCAGTCATGTTGAATCCAGAAATCATTCTCTTGGATGAGCCTTCAATGGGCCTCGCACCAATTTTGGTGGAAGAGGTATTCAAAATCATTTCTAATCTGAAGTCTCAAGGTGTAACCATGTTGCTGGTTGAGCAGTTTGCAGCAGCAGCTTTGAATGTTGCTGACTATGGTTATGTATTAGAGAACGGCAAGATTGCGACTCATGGACCAGCAGCTAAGCTCAAGGATGATCCAGCCGTGAAGGCAGCCTACCTGGGTGGAGCAAGTAGTCACTGA